The following coding sequences lie in one Oncorhynchus kisutch isolate 150728-3 linkage group LG17, Okis_V2, whole genome shotgun sequence genomic window:
- the LOC109908272 gene encoding alpha-tocopherol transfer protein-like, translated as MMSEESEPMRHIDLGSPSLEQPAAGHWFPGPPPPVYSCTLTPELVAKAREELQEKPEWRLRDAQALRDMVLKEQPNLRTRLDDAFLLRFLRARKFDYDRAMQLLLNYHTSRRAWPEVFQDLKPSTVKHVLDLGFLTVLPHPDLNGCYILCLRPGKWKANDYPFEDNIRAIYLTLEKLIQPEETQVNGIVILADYTGVGLSQASNPGPFLAKKVVSILQDSFPIRIKAVNIINEPRIFKGIFAIIKPFLKEKMAERYVLHGSDLRSLHRKIPQSVLPEEYGGVARHLDMSAWSKTLLDSEEEFIVEFCQPDPLEGVVLPDSMLFEGEQPGGGARDDDTFRGLRSQLYYCY; from the exons ATGATGTCTGAAGAAAGTGAGCCCATGAGGCACATTGATCTTGGGTCTCCTTCTCTGGAACAACCAGCGGCTGGTCACTGGTTCCCTGGCCCTCCCCCGCCCGTCTACTCCTGCACTCTGACTCCTGAGCTGGTGGCCAAGGCCCGGGAGGAGCTACAGGAGAAGCCAGAGTGGAGGCTGAGAGACGCACAGGCCCTGAGGGACATGGTGCTGAAGGAGCAGCCTAACCTCCGGACCAGGCTGGACGATGCCTTTCTCCTGCGCTTCCTACGGGCCAG GAAGTTTGACTATGACCGTGCCATGCAGCTGCTCCTCAACTACCACACCAGCCGGCGGGCCTGGCCCGAGGTCTTCCAGGACCTGAAGCCCTCCACGGTCAAACATGTGTTAGACCTGGGCTTCCTGACTGTTCTGCCCCATCCGGACCTTAATGGATGCTACATCCTCTGTCTCAGACCTG GAAAATGGAAAGCAAATGACTATCCATTTGAGGACAACATCCGGGCCATTTACCTGACTCTGGAGAAGCTGATTCAGCCAGAGGAGACTCAGGTGAATGGGATCGTCATCTTAGCAGACTACACTGGGGTGGGCTTGTCCCAGGCATCCAATCCGGGCCCGTTCCTGGCCAAGAAGGTTGTCAGCATCCTTCAG GATAGCTTCCCAATAAGAATCAAGGCTGTTAACATCATAAATGAGCCCCGGATTTTCAAAGGGATCTTTGCAATAATTAAGCCTTTCCTGAAGGAGAAGATGGCAGAGAGG TACGTTCTCCACGGGTCAGACCTGCGCTCTCTGCACCGCAAAATTCCTCAATCCGTCCTGCCAGAGGagtatggtggagtggccagacacCTTGACATGTCAGCCTGGTCAAAGACATTACTGGACTCTGAGGAGGAGTTTATAGTGGAGTTCTGCCAGCCAGATCCTCTAGAGGGCGTAGTCCTCCCAGACTCCATGCTGTTTGAAGGGGAGCAGCCTGGTGGTGGTGCCAGGGATGACGACACCTTCAGGGGGCTACGCTCTCAGCTCTACTACTGTTACTGA